The sequence ATCATCAGACACATGCGATTCGACCTCTCCCACTTTTCAAACTCCCTCTTATCATCAAAGGTACTCTTATCGGTAAGAGCAGGAGGACGGTCAACCCTTATCGCAAGATCTAGATCCATGACTCCGAGAACTATAAGCAAATTCTCTTGccatgatttgaagtttgagccATTTAACATAGGAATTGAATTGATGTTGGAACTGATATTCGCAGGAATTAAATCTGAAGCCAgagaacaaaaaataaaaaatattacatgcTCAACAAATATCcatataaaataatcaataaattcaaataatgTAAACCCCATTACAGAATACCGATAACTCcaataatattttatctttgGACAAAATATTAACTTGTAAGTGATATCCTAACATAGTAGTCAAACACTGACAATAAATATtatctaaaataaaaatcttcctTTGGGCCGATTTATTATTTACATAAAACCGAATAACTGTCACATGTTTACCACCACACATGcatatgtaataatattaaatattaaacttcCTTTGGGCCGAATAATACTTATAAAAATTACATACACAAAAAccttttatatttcaaaataaattaaaatccaCAAGAGATGTCACTTTGGCGACATCATGTTTCAATTAattcattttaaaatatataaaataaatcttatcattatttgaataaattgaatatttaaaccttaaacccaaaaataaaatattgggtTTATAaccaaattaaattttatccaaaattatgTGATGGGTCAGAAAATTTTCTCAAATCTAAAATTactgtatttaattttttttaaaaaaaaattcgaattttctAAAATTAACCAAAAATAGAAAACCCTAACCCATCTTCTTCCTCAACTCattgccgccgccgccgcccttCATCCGACCGATTCCGACCGGACAGTGATAGTGCACATGGAGGCGACCACCACGGCACCATCACCTTTCTAGATCGTCCCTTTATCGGCCGGATTTTCCCGATTCTTTTGAAGCATGCGACCGACCATGGCGGCGCAGATCGGGCTTCGAAATCGGAACTTCATGCGACATTTTTCGACAATTAGTTGATGCTTCGTGAGGCGCCTGGTTATGGGCAAGAAAACGCCTCATCAACCGCCGCCGGAAACGGTCTGTAGATCGGCCGATTTACACGGTTTCCGGCGGCCCTGAAACCCTAGTccgaaaaattcaaattttccagtttttttaaataaatcctaaaataaaaaaaatattctggACTGAAAAATTCGAATTTCATTCAAAATAATCATATTCTGTTTTCGATtaaaccaaatcgaatataaaATACATCTTAATGATTTAAACATGagtgactctgataccacttgttgaaaAAATTAGATCCATAAAATTACAGCCATAATCATCATGTCAAACCATTAAGATTAATCTAAAAACTTAAAGCGGAAGTATACCTGAAACCATGGTCTTAAATCTGTAGAAATCTGTAGAGAACGGCTGGTTGATCTTCCAGATCTACGTATTCTTCCCGAGAGCCCTTTGCTTTCTCTCTGGTTCTATTCTAATAATGGGGATTAGAGATAGTGGAACGTGATACGCGTAATCTGGGGACCATAACCACGTTATATAGATAATTCTGTTAATTATCTCTATTATTTCTGTTTCAGCCCATCAcaaaaacagaaataatattttagtctCTACACATTAAAAGGCTCACGTCGtattagatacattaaagcCCAATAACTGAAAACTTTAATTGATTACTTTATTTTGGACTTAACTTAATTGACAACCCACAGTGCATAATTATTCACATATAAGCCCATATAATATAATTGATCTAACAATAATAACCAACATCGCTTCATAGTTTTACAATTGAGAAAAAACTCAGAACATGTTGATTGAATTAGTAAAAGCTAATCATCAAAGCTTCAAACAAAGTAAGGTTTGGAATTTGGTCAGTAAAATAACAATACCAATACACTTACAATTGTCAACTGCAACCCTGCCGACGACCACCCCTTGTCAAGCGGCTGTAGATGTTTCCGGCTGCTCGAGTAAGGAGTTGGAAACGCCGGTGGGAGGCGAATGTGGAGGCTGGCGGCTGCAATTTCGGGCGATGCTTCCATATTGATTGGTTAAGCATCGACGAGGTTGGGATCAATCTCGGAGGCTGGCAGTGCGTTAATGGCTTCAGGATCGGAAGACGGCGGACAGAACTTTTGGGATGTCTTTCAATTTGCCCAATTAAGATCCAATTTATCTAAtggatatttgtttttttatgggTTGACCCGTATTACGAATTCACAAGAATGTTTATcgatttaaatataataatttttataataatatttaaaatttaaatatattcacGAGCAAATATGTTATTCCAATCTGAATTCATCACCACGTGACCTGAGATCCCAAAGCTCGCTTTTCTTCATCCATACGTTCATCTTCCTTTCAATTTCTTCGCGCCAAACCCTCAATTTTCATTAATCTGTGCTTCTTCGATAAACGGGTAACCTAAATCTCAAGAACAGTGTTCCTTTCTTGAACAATTTCCCCCCCTTATTTCTTCTTTTGGCTGATTAAACTCTTGTTTCTTGTTCAGACTTACATTTCTGCGAATGGGGAGAACATTTAGGCTCTATTTTGAAGATCCAGGCTACTTTACGTGCAAGGGCTGCGGAACCCACATTGCCTTACAAGAAGACTACGTTTCTGACGAAGACGTACATCTCGTTCAccgttttctcttttctttcttttttttttttttctcatattATGTATCAATCTGGTGAGTGATCAATGAGTGAAATGGTGTAAATCGTAATCTTACaaacatttttttgtttttgcccGCTTTTTTCTTCTTGTAATTTGGGATTGCGATTCTTGGAATATGGCCATCACATGAAGTTCTTGTGAGAAAAGGGCTTTCATTATACTACAGTACTAAAGATATCAGCTTTGCAAATGCTCCACCCGAATTCGGAAATCGAAACACGTTTGGGCAACTGAGGGTGTTGTACCCCAGTCCCtcgaaaaaatttgaaaatttccaGAAATACATTTTTGGCTCTGGCCCTGATCACATTTTCAGCTGTGTACGGTTAAAAATCGGAGTTAAGTTTCGAGTTTTAGAAGGATTATTTCAAATGTTGCTTGTCATCTTGATCTGTTTAAGACGCTGTCGTTTTTCTTCGATCGGATCATTGAGATGGTATTATGTTTATTAAGTTCACATGTTCACTGGTTTCTCTTTATTATTCATTGTTATGGCATATTAAAAAATCTCTTGATTTTCCTTTCTTATGTTTTTCATTCTCTCTTTTGGCAGATGGAATCACCTGTCCTTGAAGAAGGTCTCTTCATCACAGTGTAAGTTTCTTTCTCCGAACCCAAAGAGAGAATTATCTCGAACTTGAAAACCGTAGTGTTTGATGGCTCCAGTTAGATATGAGAAGCAAGTTTGTTGTTACAGATTTAAGTTGCTAGAAAAAACTTTGGTAATGCTGTCTAATGTATCATGCACATAAATGCAGTGTGAACGTGGAAGTTCACGGTCAACAGCGACCAATTGTTGCGAGATGTGTGAATCACACAGTTTCTGATATATGCTGTGTCAAATGTGGAAATAAATTGGGATTCAAATATGTAAGATTCTGCATCTTTGTTCCTGCCATTTCTAACAAGAAATTTGGTATTGATTATCCGAACATTCCCGTGCAATAGATATTGACTTTTATCGCCGAAAGAGGCGTTGAGAATGAACTGGTGCAGCTAAATATGTAAGTTTAGTTACCGGATAGTACTATTGTATATCACTTATTACTTTCAACACTCTGCAATGCCAAGTTATTTGACTCCTTGCAATTCTTGTCTTTTGAAAACTTTTTAACAGGGATAAAGTTCTGTTGCATGTGAATGAAGACTTGGATGTTGTGGAAGTGGAACATCGAGGATAGGAGCTAGTGACACCATAATACTTGATTCATATACAACACACCTTTGGTTTTGTAGGGGAGAGATCCGATTCAGCGACGACTGATAAAAATTGTCAGTTCTTTTGTAGCTTGTTCATGACATGTTTTGATTGTAGTTTTTTGGGAAATAAATGTAGTACAAGATATAGTTTTACCATATTTTTTGGGTCTGGATATGTGCAGTTCTGGTTTCTGAGGTATAAACTTGAATTCTGCTGAATAACGTTGAGACATgagtaataaatatttttggtgACATGAAATACCAATCTTTTTGTCCAACATATCCTCTTCTTGTAAATACCatcatttttataaaataaaacaaaacataatAAATTAGTTATTAAAAAAACAGAATAATAATAGAAATTCAAACattaacattaaataaaattactctAAACTCGTTatatttcataaaaaatttactatatataaatataaaactgtattttttattaaaaaattgaatttaCGTGCACACATCATAAAGTTTACTAGTAAATATTTATAGATGAATTATTAAAGACCTAAATGTTTGGCATAAAATCCATGATTGacttgaattatattttttatttatcgtccatataatttgattttacctggtttataattatttttacctTTATTAGATTTGAAATGACACAACTATTAAAAGACTTAATAAATTGATTGAATTTCAACTTTAATATACATGAGTGTTTTTATGTGAATAAATGTGATTATATTTAACATAAAATCCATGCTTGCCTTCAATCTTAGTTTTTTCCACATCTTGTATATTTTACTAATTATTTAGTCTTTTATCATACCTTGTCGTGGCATATAAACTAAAATattgtgttcaccaaagtattGCACAATATTGTAATTCATGAAcattatacatacatatatatatatacatatatatatatatattatataaaatatccTTATAATTTTTAACTAATTTTGAAATGTTTTTTTCTTTACCTAAAATATCCCTATTATTTCTAAAATTCATCATAATAACAATCTTTTTGGctaatgaataattatttttagtctatcatttataaaattgttttatttctttctaAAATCGTTTCTTATATACAATGCATGGGTACCATATATTTAGAGCGGTCAAAAACAACCTGTCCCGCCATGAAAAATTGGCGGGTTAGGTTAGGGTTTTACTGGCCCGTTTGGAGGCGGGCCTAAACGGGCCGCGGGTTgaggcggggcggggcggggcgacccgccaatttttttaaaaaataactttttattttttttaaaattatgggcataaaaatacttatttttaaataatgtgattttaaaattttaaaactagtatttgtaatatttttaatatcttacattgttatttttttatggttaaatatctatttatattattcatattatttgaaaatgtgattttttatccaaatgtgacgtcaaaattttatatgatttgtttgattgtggcatttattatttgttattgtttaagatttttgatatttttctttcaatctctaatattaattttatttttttaatatttttatatattttttaattttataaaattttggcgggttggcccgcaaCCCGCAGAGGGGCGGGGCGGGTTGGGGTTTTTATGGTCCATTTGGAAGCGGGTCTAAACGGGCCAACTCAAACGGGCCGCGGGTCATGGCAGGGCGGGGCGACTCGTCTGACAGTTCTACATATATTAACTATATAGAATCGTGATGTATTTTGGATTGTCTGAAAACTCTATATTTTATCAAACTAACTACATGATTTTACTATACTATAATATAATTTTCTTAATAAAATACTTCTATGAGACAGTTTCAcggtcaattttgtgagatgaaTTTTCGACTCGATCacctaattaaaaaaaattattgtttatgttaaaaatatcaCTTTCTAATGTAGATCATATGGATCGTCGACTAGTCTTATGATTATAAATCCGTGAGACAGTTTCACAAAAGACGTATTGTTTTCTTTATATATTTGTTTCCTCCCATCATCTCAATTTCAAAACTTAATAActactattttaaattttttaaaaagatattcatatttgttttcacaaaaACTAATGTGAGACGATCTCACGAATAAATTTTGCAAGATAGATCTCCTAATTGAATTACTAaatatttgttttttgttttgttttgttttgtttttttttttttttacaaaacacATGCATACCATGATTAGAACGGTAAAACGGGCATAATTTAACTATATCTATATTAGatatttaacttttttttttgaaatagatATTTAACTATTGAAAAATACATATTCGAATAATATGAATAACATAATTAGATATTTAACTATTGAAAAATAAcagatatttaaaaaaatcaaatactagttttttttttgaatcccAAAAAGAGTAAAATACattttggtacacgaactattgataaaatgtcaaattgttacatgaaatattgaaaatggctTAATTGGTACACAATCCAACTAAAAAGACGattttatccttctttaaaaatttcttttaagtccaattatttttagtaaattCAACTaagtgcatattttatttttcaaagtaatttttattgattaaaattgtaaaaaaattatataaatataaaaattataagaaataattattttactatttttataatatatttatatttttaaagttgTGCATTTTAACCTAaccgaaccaaaaatttgatttgTCAGAAATTCGAACCGAAAATACGAACTTAAACAAATTTTTTGGTAATTTGGTTTGTTCGAATTCCAAATAAAAAATCTAACTGAATTTAACGATTCAGTTAAAAACCGAAAATtcaatttttgattattttttatttttatatttattattatttacttTATTCATacaaaaaatgatttaaaaaaatcgaTTTTCGGTTCGATTCGGTTAACTATGAGAAAAAACCAAACCAAATTAACCGTTCGACTTTTGGTTCAAATCGAATTTTCAGTTTCGACTCATTTCGGGCGGTTAACCGATCCGTgaacaccctttatttttactcattaataattatttattcaaatataatatattttaaaaatattaataaatatataataaaatgatatttttctatctatataaaataattgtccattttgttttgaaaaaaaaagtgatataaaaattatatattaataaaacaacacacaataaataaatcatatacacaaaatatatttaataccaATAAAAATGTAATAACatagatatttatttatttatatttaactagcatgtgtaaaaaaatataaatttagtaattcttaaatgaatatatTTTAGGTCATTAGAATCACGTAAATCGAGATAATGAGTGAGATTTTTTACTATGATATTTACTTTTCATGATATAAATCTTTACTCACTACAACAAAAGTGAGTTTTCGCAGCGTGCAAATTAGCTATCCGCAGCGCGCATCGCACGCTGCACACCATTAAGCTGTTGAAACTCATGTGGTATCGGCAGCTCGCATAAGGGAGGCGTTAGGTTAATATTTATTCTATTCTGTTCATAATAATTGAATTGAACAATTCTGTTCGTAGGAACAAAGAGAAGCAGATTTATATCTACGATTACTGCGCGTATGAAAAAGGATTCCTGTTTGTTATTTGTAAAGATATCCTATTTGTCAAGCGAGGGAATCTCAAACTAAATACTTGGCGAAAGACTTCAAATTAATTGAAAAAAGTCATAAAAAAGAAATGGCGAAAACTTACATCCACAGCATGCGCTACACGCTGCGGACTGCAGCTGCGCGCCGTGGATGTAACTTTCCACAGTATTTTGCGCAGCCTACTACGAACGCCGCAGAAACTTACATCCACAGCGTGCAATGCATGCTGCGAATATGTTATTTGACAGGCTACAATGCACGCTGTGGAAAGAGTTTTTTGTCGCATTTTTTTGGTTGAGAAATTCCCCACTTGCTCCCTTAGATgagataatcaaaatatttactGAAATTATGGCAGGATAAAGCAAAGCTATCAATAAGCACAGCTCAATTGCACAAGCATTCTGCAGAAACCAAATGAAATCGAAAAGGACATTTCCAACTGGATACCAAGCATAAATGCATACCTTGCACTTTCGCATTTTGACCCAAGTGCGAAAAACGATCTgcaatgagaaaaaaaaaaccatccAACACCAAATGAGGAAATAAAAAGATTACTATTTACTAATTTAGAGATGCAAATTCAATGTTCTAAGTAGTACGAGCCACAAGCATCATcgattttaagtttattttgtaaattcAACTCAATATAAGACaataaacatatttcaaaacacTATCTGTCCCGGGTTTAAAAATCAAGCAAAACAAACAAGAACAAAAAAAAGGATTAAATTCGGGCCTGCATCTTTGTATTCATTAAACAAagcaaacaacaaaaaataGGATATAGTTAAATTTGGGCCTGAATATGTGAATTCGATTAAAGAGCAAACCTTAGGCATCTACGGAATTAATAAAGGTTTTAACGTTTGATGAATTCCTCAACCAGAAGAGAATCCTTTCCAATATATtactaaaatataaaatatgatctTTAATAATTCTCACATATGTGCCTTCTACGGGTATAAAACTCCATGTGTGGTGGCTAAATGAGCTTAAAATAGGATTTAATTGAGCCAATAACATGTACTAAATGATTACGCCTGAAAATAATAAGTAACAAGCACGAATA comes from Henckelia pumila isolate YLH828 chromosome 4, ASM3356847v2, whole genome shotgun sequence and encodes:
- the LOC140867179 gene encoding protein yippee-like At3g11230; amino-acid sequence: MGRTFRLYFEDPGYFTCKGCGTHIALQEDYVSDEDMESPVLEEGLFITVVNVEVHGQQRPIVARCVNHTVSDICCVKCGNKLGFKYILTFIAERGVENELVQLNMDKVLLHVNEDLDVVEVEHRG